One part of the Mya arenaria isolate MELC-2E11 chromosome 3, ASM2691426v1 genome encodes these proteins:
- the LOC128226257 gene encoding heat shock factor 2-binding protein-like has translation MERYQKAGIQLLVGKEDLAQLATEITQLKQNIPLVLNTSASVMQTKIHILEVENEKLREQCRHLLAEKDHWKSRHETAIADTQTEKQECIKLRCELQSLGQQLSQQLEYCTSLGSACCTLLWRVSRQEDTIQAILAGTKVDEFLSLVSSTLASYVSAYREDWPRDDTEETHFILALCGIITNIAASAYGREFLCTNPTGKEILDTYIKALSDAPQGKSARLKNLLVMCLYNASINQKGSKFLEAKPGLLSLCAWLIQGESDCELRLNSLRLIQSLVCDQTNLNTLHKLQEALPSVVLDQLSRDSNSDMRNLALELLSDISQITHNT, from the exons ATGGAACGCTACCAAAAG GCAGGTATCCAGCTACTGGTTGGAAAAGAAGACCTGGCCCAGTTGGCTACAGAAATAACCCAGCTAAAGCAGAACATTCCTCTTGTACTCAACACATCAGCCTCTGTGATGCAAACAAAGATACATATTCTGGAAGTAG aaaatgaaaaactgaGAGAGCAATGCAGACATTTGTTGGCAGAAAAGGACCACTGGAAATCTCGCCATGAAACTGCCATTGCTGATACACAGACAGAAAAACAG GAGTGTATAAAATTGCGATGTGAGCTACAGTCCCTGGGACAACAGTTGAGTCAGCAGTTGGAGTACTGTACCAGCCTTGGCAGTGCCTGCTGTACATTACTATGGAGGGTCTCCAGACAGGAGGACACCATCCAGGCCATTCTGGCTGGG ACAAAGGTAGACGAGTTCCTTTCGCTGGTATCAAGCACCCTAGCCAGTTATGTGTCTGCGTACAGGGAGGACTGGCCCAGAGATGACACAGAAGAAACTCACTTCATTCTTGCCCTCTGTGGCATCATCACAA ACATAGCAGCCTCAGCTTATGGTCGGGAGTTTCTGTGCACAAACCCAACTGGTAAAGAAATCCTGGACACCTATATTAAGGCACTATCTGATGCACCCCAAGGGAAAAGTGCCAGGCTTAAAAA TCTGCTTGTGATGTGCCTTTACAATGCTAGTATCAACCAGAAGGGCAGCAAATTCCTGGAAGCCAAGCCGGGACTGCTCTCACTGTGTGCCTGGCTCATACAGG GAGAAAGTGACTGTGAGTTGCGGTTGAACAGTCTACGGTTGATACAGTCTCTTGTGTGTGACCAGACGAATCTCAACACCCTACACAAGCTCCAGGAGGCA CTGCCATCAGTGGTCCTGGACCAGCTAAGCCGGGACAGTAACAGTGACATGAGGAACCTGGCCCTGGAACTACTGTCCGACATAAGCCAGATAACACACAATACTTGA